In Candidatus Methylomirabilis limnetica, a single window of DNA contains:
- a CDS encoding PstS family phosphate ABC transporter substrate-binding protein translates to MKNSEPQMSRPSLSILLALIVGTISLWPVLGVAEVLKVDQALPAYKAVSGVSGNLSSVGSDTLNNLMTFWAETFNKFYPNVKIQIEGKGSSTAPPSLISGTAQLGPMSRPMKGTEIDAFEKKFGYKPTELRSAVDALAVFVNKDNPIKCLTIAQVDAIFSKSRRYGHKEDIKTWGQLGLTGDWANRPLSLFGRNSASGTYGFFKDHALKNGDYKDELKEQPGSASVVQGVAVDRYAIGYSGIGYTTAGVRAVPLAEKEGGTCGEATAANAYSGKYPLSRFLFIYVNRAPSKRLDPLTSEFIRLVLSKEGQEVVIKDGFFPIPSSVAKEELSKAL, encoded by the coding sequence ATGAAAAACAGCGAACCGCAAATGAGCAGGCCAAGTTTATCGATACTTCTCGCGCTGATCGTCGGCACTATCTCGCTTTGGCCGGTGCTTGGCGTGGCCGAAGTTCTCAAGGTGGACCAGGCGCTGCCAGCCTACAAGGCGGTCAGCGGGGTATCGGGCAACCTTTCGAGTGTCGGATCGGACACCTTGAACAATCTTATGACGTTCTGGGCCGAAACGTTCAACAAGTTTTACCCCAATGTGAAGATCCAGATTGAGGGGAAAGGCTCCTCCACGGCTCCGCCATCGCTGATCTCCGGTACCGCTCAGCTCGGTCCCATGTCTCGTCCCATGAAAGGGACCGAAATCGATGCCTTTGAAAAGAAGTTCGGCTACAAGCCGACCGAGCTCCGCAGTGCCGTGGACGCCCTGGCCGTATTTGTGAATAAGGACAACCCGATAAAGTGTCTGACCATTGCCCAAGTAGACGCCATCTTTTCCAAGTCCAGGCGCTACGGACACAAGGAAGACATCAAGACCTGGGGTCAGCTTGGCTTAACCGGCGACTGGGCCAATCGCCCGCTTAGTCTGTTCGGTCGAAACTCGGCCTCCGGGACGTACGGGTTCTTCAAGGATCACGCGCTGAAGAACGGCGACTACAAGGATGAGCTAAAGGAGCAGCCCGGATCGGCCTCGGTGGTCCAGGGGGTGGCCGTCGACCGCTACGCCATCGGCTATAGTGGCATCGGCTACACCACCGCCGGCGTACGGGCCGTTCCACTGGCAGAGAAAGAAGGCGGCACGTGCGGCGAGGCCACTGCGGCCAACGCCTATTCCGGGAAGTACCCACTGTCACGGTTTCTGTTCATCTACGTCAATCGGGCGCCAAGCAAGCGCCTTGACCCCCTCACTAGTGAGTTCATTAGGCTTGTGCTCTCGAAGGAGGGGCAGGAGGTCGTGATCAAGGACGGATTCTTTCCGATCCCTAGCTCCGTTGCTAAGGAAGAGCTGAGCAAAGCGCTCTAA
- the phoU gene encoding phosphate signaling complex protein PhoU: MQRHFDEQLQELREHLLAMGSLAETMIVKSVKALMDRSEALVQEVFTHEEEMDQRCIETDDRCFTLLALQQPMARDLRFIAAAIKINSDIERIGDLAVNIAQATMSLIRQPILKPLIDIPRIAQLCQEMVKKSLDAFVAQDPELARIVIESDDSVDLLRDQIFRELLSYMISDPTTIPRALDLILVSRYLERIADHATNIAEDVVYIVRGQDIRERGDKEIRKGLRRPAGISPEIPGVDRDAALAAHRLMPEEREFLSLIESAAHNLLDAARSLEAMFEDYTDSAEKWRKIREAEHQGDAITHNIMKKLNQTFIPFIDRQNLHALTSALDDVVDFIEAAASRMVLYKIEQPTSESREMVTLIVASAEQVAKAVSQLPRLDTVQEICVEINRLENEADDLYRRAIAGLFEGEQPILEVTKWKEIYELLEGVTDRCEDVANVVETIVLKHA, from the coding sequence ATGCAGCGTCACTTTGATGAGCAATTGCAGGAACTGAGAGAACACCTGTTGGCGATGGGGAGTCTGGCCGAGACGATGATCGTAAAGAGCGTCAAGGCGTTGATGGATCGGAGCGAGGCTCTGGTGCAGGAGGTGTTCACCCACGAGGAAGAGATGGATCAGCGGTGCATCGAAACCGATGATCGATGCTTCACCCTTCTGGCCCTTCAGCAGCCAATGGCTAGAGACCTCCGCTTCATCGCGGCAGCCATCAAGATCAACAGCGACATCGAGCGAATTGGTGACCTGGCGGTCAACATCGCGCAGGCGACTATGTCGCTCATCAGACAGCCAATCCTGAAGCCCCTTATCGATATCCCGCGGATAGCCCAGCTCTGCCAGGAGATGGTGAAGAAAAGCCTGGATGCTTTTGTGGCACAAGACCCGGAGCTCGCAAGGATCGTCATCGAATCGGACGATTCCGTCGATCTCCTGCGGGACCAGATCTTCAGAGAGCTTCTCAGCTATATGATCAGTGATCCCACCACTATTCCCAGGGCCTTAGACCTGATTCTAGTCTCACGCTACCTCGAGCGGATCGCCGATCATGCGACTAATATCGCAGAGGATGTCGTCTATATCGTTCGGGGACAGGATATCCGGGAGCGTGGCGACAAGGAGATACGAAAGGGCTTGAGACGCCCGGCCGGTATCTCACCCGAAATTCCAGGAGTTGATCGAGATGCAGCCCTTGCGGCCCACAGGCTGATGCCGGAGGAGCGTGAGTTTCTCAGTCTGATCGAATCCGCAGCGCATAATCTCCTCGATGCCGCCAGGTCCCTGGAGGCCATGTTCGAGGATTACACTGATTCCGCGGAGAAGTGGAGAAAAATCAGGGAGGCTGAGCACCAAGGGGACGCTATCACCCACAACATCATGAAGAAGCTGAACCAGACCTTCATCCCGTTCATCGACCGGCAGAACCTCCATGCCCTGACGTCAGCCCTCGATGACGTCGTGGACTTCATCGAGGCGGCCGCCTCCAGGATGGTACTCTACAAGATCGAGCAGCCGACCTCCGAATCTCGCGAGATGGTCACCCTCATTGTGGCATCGGCTGAGCAGGTCGCGAAGGCCGTCAGCCAACTGCCAAGGCTCGACACCGTGCAGGAGATCTGCGTGGAGATCAATCGGTTGGAGAACGAGGCGGACGATCTGTATCGGCGTGCGATCGCCGGCTTGTTCGAAGGAGAGCAACCGATTCTAGAGGTGACCAAGTGGAAGGAGATCTACGAATTGCTCGAAGGTGTGACCGACCGCTGTGAGGATGTAGCGAACGTGGTCGAAACGATCGTCCTCAAGCATGCGTGA
- the pstA gene encoding phosphate ABC transporter permease PstA translates to MKRFWKSGDPFIWLTGGALALSLLMVAGLVLLVLLNGLGFFWPSPIALLTLSDGKELLGQVMQREVIPQPDAPPGTATRYRIQVKVGNRDLYGADFVWVEEAMIARRDSPAEAVLIERREWGHLYGFLKEIRGDNERAAAKGPEPAWSALQALLPDATSTLKEIRRIEKKEIGAINFAQEKIRLKLKKLALSGQEGGSEAARLNQEMEGWAAKYREQEARLATFRRLSQHTLIVSVIDSKEVDLPLQQIVRIVRPNSMGVWSKSGVYLSRLWEFISGDPRESNTEGGVFPAIFGTVMMVMIMSLLVAPLGVLAAFYLREYAKQGILVSTVRIAVNNLAGVPSIVFGVFGLGFFIYLVGGGIDRLFYPEALPTPTFGTGGILWASLTLALLTVPVVIVATEEGLAAIPPGMREASLALGATKFETTWRVVLPTVMPSILTGLILAMARAAGEVAPLMITGVVKLAPSLPIDGVWPFVHLERKFMHLGFHIYDVGFQSPNVDAARPMVYTTILLLLLVVLALNLATILIRNRLRKKYASSAF, encoded by the coding sequence ATGAAGCGATTCTGGAAGAGCGGCGATCCATTCATCTGGCTCACTGGAGGGGCATTAGCCCTCAGCCTCCTTATGGTGGCCGGGCTCGTCCTCCTGGTGCTGCTCAACGGGCTGGGCTTCTTTTGGCCGTCGCCGATTGCGCTTCTCACGCTGTCGGACGGCAAGGAGCTATTAGGCCAGGTGATGCAACGGGAGGTGATCCCGCAACCGGACGCACCCCCAGGGACCGCCACGCGCTACCGGATTCAGGTCAAGGTCGGCAATCGTGACCTGTACGGCGCCGACTTCGTCTGGGTCGAGGAGGCCATGATCGCTCGCCGCGACTCCCCTGCGGAGGCTGTCCTCATCGAGCGACGGGAGTGGGGTCATCTCTACGGCTTTCTCAAGGAGATTCGGGGGGACAACGAGCGCGCCGCAGCTAAGGGTCCTGAGCCGGCCTGGAGCGCTCTTCAGGCCCTCCTTCCGGACGCGACATCGACGCTCAAGGAGATCAGGCGGATCGAGAAAAAAGAGATCGGGGCGATCAACTTCGCTCAGGAGAAGATCCGCCTCAAGCTCAAGAAGCTGGCACTCTCGGGGCAAGAGGGAGGTTCAGAAGCAGCACGGCTCAACCAGGAGATGGAAGGTTGGGCGGCCAAATACCGCGAACAGGAGGCAAGACTCGCCACGTTCCGCCGGCTCTCCCAACATACCCTCATCGTCTCGGTCATCGACTCCAAGGAGGTGGATCTGCCGCTTCAGCAGATCGTCCGAATCGTCCGACCGAACTCGATGGGGGTGTGGTCCAAGAGCGGCGTGTATCTGTCCAGGCTCTGGGAGTTCATCTCCGGCGATCCCAGGGAGTCGAACACTGAGGGTGGCGTCTTCCCCGCCATATTCGGCACGGTGATGATGGTGATGATCATGAGCCTCCTCGTCGCACCGCTGGGTGTGCTGGCCGCATTCTACCTTCGGGAGTACGCGAAACAGGGGATATTGGTCAGTACGGTCAGGATCGCCGTGAATAACCTGGCCGGCGTCCCGTCTATCGTCTTTGGGGTCTTTGGTCTCGGCTTTTTCATTTACCTCGTCGGGGGAGGTATCGACCGGCTCTTCTATCCCGAAGCGCTCCCGACCCCGACCTTCGGGACAGGAGGGATCTTGTGGGCCTCGTTGACCCTTGCTCTCCTGACCGTCCCGGTCGTCATCGTAGCCACGGAGGAGGGACTTGCGGCTATCCCGCCCGGGATGCGTGAGGCCTCGCTGGCGCTGGGCGCCACAAAGTTCGAGACGACCTGGCGGGTCGTCCTGCCGACGGTCATGCCCTCAATCCTTACGGGACTCATCCTGGCCATGGCCCGGGCGGCCGGGGAGGTTGCGCCACTCATGATCACCGGGGTGGTCAAGCTCGCCCCGTCCCTTCCGATCGATGGCGTCTGGCCGTTCGTGCATCTAGAGCGCAAGTTTATGCACCTTGGATTCCACATCTACGACGTCGGGTTTCAATCACCCAATGTGGACGCCGCCAGGCCGATGGTCTACACTACTATACTCCTCCTTCTCCTGGTCGTTCTGGCCTTGAACCTGGCAACGATCCTGATCAGGAACCGTCTCCGAAAAAAATACGCATCTTCGGCGTTCTAG
- a CDS encoding ABC transporter permease subunit: MKDSTNVDVPGEPLQTARPFIIPREKIRRRLLLDRLARWVVTLGGAAIIVSILAILFIIAYGVYPLFRKPTAVLLGALTTSLDSAPLAVGVDEYREIVYVVTASGVHFVSVKDGSVPASNRLQGLHGATVVGTSALGRGQFALGLSDGRAIPAEVGFSVTFPEGRRRVEAELVTGDPIAVDPDRHPLARLAYASTPNGPMTAAAVGPKALILVTVKETTALIGPSTKEESRERLTLPVEGEITQILLDGRGENLFAGTSSGQVIRVDLQNPNDPKVAGVVPATIRPGIGVSTMGFLIGDRTLVVGDTMGGVSSWQLVRADGEEQRLAKVHDFLAHTGPVVAFAPSRRDKGFVTADASGIIHIHYGTTGKTLLTLKAADMGLSAVTFAPKVDGVLTVDAKGGFSHWSVENPHPEISWGSLFGKIWYEGYSAPAYVWQSTGGTDDFEAKFSLAPLIFGTIKGTFYALLFAIPLALLGALYTSQFMHPTLRGIVKPTVEIMAALPSVVLGFLAGLWLAPLVEQVVPGLFLMPIVTTLLILIVVFCWQFVPTSVRSRVKAGTEVALLIPIVILGGWISFQLGGTIERLLLSGDYRGWLLNVLGLTYDQRNCLVVGIAMGFAVIPIIFTIAEDSLSNVPQHLVAGSLALGATRWQTALRVVLPTASPGIFSAIMIGFGRAVGETMIVLMATGNTPVMDWSIFNGFRALSANIAVELPEAPEGGTLFRILFLAALLLFVMTFIVNTVAELVRLKLRQRYRAL; encoded by the coding sequence ATGAAGGACAGCACCAACGTAGACGTACCGGGCGAGCCGCTACAGACGGCTCGCCCGTTTATTATCCCCCGCGAAAAGATTAGGCGGCGCCTCCTGCTGGATCGCCTCGCCCGTTGGGTCGTCACGCTCGGGGGGGCGGCAATCATCGTCTCCATTCTCGCAATCCTGTTCATCATTGCCTATGGGGTCTATCCCCTCTTCAGGAAGCCCACAGCGGTGCTGCTGGGAGCGCTCACCACAAGCCTCGATTCGGCCCCGCTGGCAGTTGGGGTGGATGAATACCGGGAGATCGTGTACGTGGTGACAGCCTCCGGCGTACACTTCGTTTCCGTCAAGGACGGCAGCGTGCCGGCATCCAACCGGCTGCAGGGACTGCACGGCGCCACGGTCGTCGGAACATCAGCCTTGGGACGAGGACAGTTCGCACTGGGACTCTCGGATGGGCGTGCGATCCCCGCTGAGGTCGGATTCTCGGTCACCTTCCCGGAAGGAAGGCGCCGCGTCGAAGCTGAATTAGTAACCGGCGACCCGATCGCAGTCGATCCGGATCGGCATCCGCTCGCCAGGCTCGCCTACGCCTCCACCCCCAACGGGCCCATGACAGCGGCTGCCGTCGGTCCAAAAGCTCTCATCCTCGTCACCGTCAAGGAGACGACGGCCCTGATCGGTCCATCCACGAAGGAGGAGTCACGTGAGCGCCTCACTCTGCCGGTCGAGGGGGAGATCACCCAGATCCTCCTCGATGGTCGCGGCGAGAACCTGTTCGCCGGTACCTCGTCCGGCCAGGTCATTAGGGTCGATCTGCAAAATCCGAACGACCCGAAGGTTGCCGGCGTTGTCCCTGCCACGATCCGACCGGGGATCGGCGTAAGCACGATGGGGTTCCTGATCGGGGACCGCACCCTGGTAGTGGGTGATACGATGGGCGGCGTCAGCTCCTGGCAGCTCGTGCGGGCGGATGGCGAAGAGCAGCGCCTGGCGAAGGTCCATGACTTTCTGGCCCACACGGGGCCCGTCGTCGCCTTCGCCCCGTCCCGTCGCGATAAGGGGTTTGTGACGGCGGACGCCTCCGGCATCATCCACATCCACTATGGAACCACGGGCAAGACCTTGCTGACGCTCAAGGCTGCAGATATGGGACTCAGCGCGGTCACCTTCGCCCCCAAAGTCGACGGTGTCCTGACAGTTGATGCGAAAGGGGGCTTCTCGCACTGGAGCGTGGAGAACCCCCACCCCGAGATCAGTTGGGGGAGCCTGTTCGGGAAGATCTGGTACGAAGGGTACTCTGCGCCGGCCTATGTCTGGCAGTCCACTGGAGGGACCGACGACTTTGAGGCGAAGTTCAGCCTCGCCCCGCTCATCTTCGGGACGATCAAAGGAACATTCTACGCCCTGCTCTTCGCGATTCCGCTGGCGCTCCTGGGCGCCCTTTACACCTCCCAGTTCATGCACCCGACGCTCAGGGGGATCGTGAAGCCGACCGTGGAGATTATGGCTGCGCTTCCGAGCGTCGTCCTGGGCTTCCTGGCAGGCCTTTGGCTTGCACCCCTCGTCGAACAGGTCGTTCCCGGCCTCTTCCTCATGCCGATCGTGACCACGCTCCTTATCCTGATCGTCGTCTTTTGCTGGCAATTCGTTCCCACTAGCGTCCGCAGTCGAGTCAAGGCTGGCACCGAGGTCGCCTTGCTCATCCCGATCGTGATCCTCGGAGGTTGGATCTCCTTCCAACTCGGTGGGACAATCGAGCGCCTGTTGCTGTCAGGCGACTATCGGGGCTGGCTCTTGAATGTCCTTGGGCTCACCTATGATCAACGAAACTGCCTGGTTGTGGGCATCGCCATGGGCTTCGCCGTCATCCCGATCATTTTTACCATTGCCGAGGATTCGCTCTCCAACGTGCCTCAACACCTTGTGGCCGGTTCGCTCGCGCTTGGCGCCACCCGGTGGCAGACCGCGCTGAGGGTAGTCCTGCCGACGGCAAGCCCGGGGATCTTCTCCGCCATCATGATCGGCTTCGGACGGGCGGTGGGCGAAACTATGATCGTCCTGATGGCCACGGGGAATACGCCGGTGATGGACTGGAGCATCTTCAACGGCTTTCGGGCCCTCTCGGCCAACATCGCCGTGGAGCTCCCGGAGGCGCCTGAGGGCGGGACGCTCTTTCGGATCCTCTTCCTGGCAGCCCTCCTGCTCTTCGTGATGACCTTCATCGTGAACACCGTGGCCGAACTGGTTCGCCTGAAGCTTCGGCAGAGGTATCGCGCCCTATGA
- a CDS encoding glycoside hydrolase family 15 protein, whose translation MARDIPIGNGQILVAYDTDGLVRDIYYPHVGQENHVGGAVFRVGLWEDSAFEWLPNGWERSVQYLDDTLVTRVLWTHPGKALKMCFNDLVDFHDSLYLRRITVTNLSNRARRLRLFFGFDFSISGNDIGDTAALRLEAGGLLHYKNDRYFLINALLCGRHGFDQFATGNKRRQAFEGTWKDAEDGNLGGNAIAQGSVDSVAALHINVEPEGAEIAWLWISIGKDWNAVQGLNRTVIRRGPARFFQRTHDYWRLWSRKEPFSVEGLPDAVMRLYRRSLLIMRTQIDRNGAIVAANDSDNIQFNRDTYSYVWPRDGALVAHALDLAEYPETSRMFFRFCAGVVEREGYFLHKYTPAGMPASSWHPWVKDARGQLPIQEDETALVIWALWEHYRRFRDIEFISPLYRPLIKNGANFLMNYRDLKTGLPLASYDLWEERQEVLTFTVAAVYGGLMAAAHFVEAFGEHELAGDYRAGAATLREAAIRHLFLPETQCFARGAMFPPDGGAPVLDRTVDASACGVFAFGMLPADDSRVQSTLKHLHAKLWCRTEVGGLARYENDPYFRENTQVPGNPWFVTTLWYAQYLIASARRRADLIPALAILEWTAAHALPSGVLAEQLDPQSGRPLSVSPLTWSHAAFVTAVREYQQQADRLPL comes from the coding sequence ATGGCACGTGACATTCCAATCGGCAACGGACAAATCCTGGTGGCCTATGACACGGACGGCTTAGTGCGGGATATCTATTATCCGCATGTCGGTCAGGAAAACCATGTCGGTGGGGCGGTGTTTCGTGTGGGCCTGTGGGAAGACAGCGCTTTTGAATGGCTGCCGAACGGCTGGGAACGAAGCGTCCAGTATCTGGACGACACGCTGGTCACCAGGGTGCTCTGGACGCATCCCGGAAAGGCCCTGAAGATGTGTTTCAACGACCTGGTCGACTTCCATGACAGCCTTTACCTGCGTCGCATCACGGTGACCAATCTCAGCAATCGAGCCCGCCGCCTTCGCCTGTTCTTCGGGTTTGATTTCAGCATCAGCGGTAACGACATCGGCGATACCGCCGCACTGAGGCTGGAGGCGGGCGGGCTCTTGCATTATAAGAACGACCGCTATTTCCTGATCAATGCCTTACTTTGCGGGCGGCACGGGTTCGATCAATTCGCCACCGGGAACAAGCGGCGCCAGGCATTTGAAGGCACGTGGAAGGATGCGGAGGACGGGAACCTCGGCGGAAACGCCATCGCCCAGGGCTCCGTGGACTCGGTGGCTGCGCTGCATATCAACGTGGAACCGGAAGGTGCGGAAATTGCCTGGTTATGGATCAGCATTGGAAAAGACTGGAACGCGGTGCAGGGGCTGAACCGGACGGTCATCCGCCGCGGGCCAGCCCGCTTCTTCCAGCGGACCCATGACTACTGGCGTCTGTGGTCGCGCAAGGAACCTTTTTCTGTGGAAGGCTTGCCGGATGCCGTGATGCGGCTCTATCGGCGCAGCCTGCTGATCATGCGCACGCAGATTGATCGGAACGGAGCCATTGTTGCCGCCAATGATTCGGACAATATCCAGTTCAATCGCGACACCTACAGCTATGTGTGGCCGCGAGATGGCGCGCTGGTGGCCCACGCCCTTGACTTGGCGGAGTACCCTGAGACCAGCAGAATGTTTTTCCGATTTTGTGCAGGGGTGGTGGAGCGCGAGGGCTACTTCCTGCATAAATACACGCCTGCCGGGATGCCCGCCAGTTCCTGGCATCCCTGGGTCAAGGATGCGCGCGGCCAGTTGCCGATCCAGGAGGATGAAACTGCTTTGGTGATATGGGCGCTGTGGGAACACTATCGCCGGTTCCGGGACATCGAATTCATTTCCCCGCTTTACCGTCCGCTCATCAAGAACGGCGCCAACTTCCTGATGAACTACCGTGATCTCAAGACGGGGCTTCCGCTGGCGAGCTATGACCTCTGGGAGGAACGGCAGGAAGTCCTGACATTTACAGTGGCGGCGGTTTACGGCGGTCTGATGGCGGCGGCTCATTTTGTGGAAGCTTTTGGAGAGCATGAACTTGCCGGGGATTACCGGGCGGGCGCCGCAACCCTGCGCGAGGCGGCGATACGTCACCTGTTCCTGCCGGAGACCCAGTGCTTTGCCCGCGGCGCGATGTTCCCGCCGGATGGCGGTGCGCCGGTGCTGGATCGTACGGTGGATGCAAGCGCATGTGGCGTGTTTGCCTTCGGCATGCTGCCGGCCGATGATTCCAGGGTGCAGAGTACGCTGAAACACCTGCATGCGAAGCTATGGTGCCGGACGGAGGTTGGGGGACTTGCGCGGTACGAGAACGATCCCTATTTCCGGGAGAACACACAGGTGCCGGGCAATCCCTGGTTCGTGACGACGCTCTGGTATGCCCAATATCTGATCGCATCGGCCCGGAGGCGGGCGGATCTGATCCCCGCTTTGGCGATCCTGGAATGGACCGCGGCCCATGCGCTACCAAGCGGGGTGTTGGCGGAGCAGCTAGATCCACAGTCCGGTCGGCCGCTATCGGTATCTCCGCTCACCTGGAGCCACGCCGCATTTGTCACCGCCGTCCGTGAGTACCAGCAGCAAGCTGACCGTCTGCCCTTGTGA
- the tatC gene encoding twin-arginine translocase subunit TatC, producing the protein MTEHNGNDTTWMAELNPQQQQAVTHGLKPMISIGNYMDFTTKVLLGFGVVFELPLVIGLAAKIGLVTPQVLAKNRKYAILAVFTIAAILTPTPDVFNQTLMAVPMYLLYEVGILGARILVKKPAVTSQEATEGV; encoded by the coding sequence ATGACCGAACACAACGGCAACGATACAACCTGGATGGCGGAGTTGAATCCGCAGCAGCAGCAGGCGGTGACCCATGGTCTAAAGCCGATGATCTCCATCGGTAACTACATGGACTTTACCACAAAAGTCCTGTTGGGTTTCGGAGTAGTCTTTGAGCTCCCGTTAGTCATTGGACTTGCGGCCAAGATAGGGCTGGTCACGCCCCAGGTTCTTGCCAAGAATCGGAAGTACGCGATCCTGGCTGTCTTCACGATTGCAGCCATTCTGACCCCCACCCCGGACGTCTTCAACCAGACGCTGATGGCTGTGCCGATGTATCTACTCTATGAGGTCGGGATTCTCGGGGCACGCATTCTGGTCAAGAAACCGGCAGTCACCTCGCAGGAGGCGACGGAAGGAGTCTAA
- a CDS encoding FMN-dependent NADH-azoreductase codes for MKKLLHVIASPRGEKSRTLQVASAFLERFRELHPEWMIDEINLFTDPLPVLAARQVDGKYMLLGGKELYGELRETWEDIEQHIARFKGADAYLISTPMWNFNVPYVLKQYIDILVQPRYLFQYVHGHTEGLLKGRPMVVISSRGGDYTTPETQSFDHVESYLRVVFGFVGITAIEFIKVEPLDGVSAEAVRHTVEAARGAAREAAARIPA; via the coding sequence ATGAAAAAACTTCTGCACGTTATCGCCAGCCCGCGGGGCGAAAAATCGCGAACCCTGCAGGTGGCATCCGCCTTTCTTGAACGCTTTCGCGAGCTGCATCCGGAATGGATGATCGATGAGATCAACCTGTTTACCGACCCGCTGCCCGTGCTGGCGGCGCGCCAGGTGGATGGCAAGTACATGCTGCTTGGCGGCAAGGAGCTTTATGGCGAGCTACGCGAAACATGGGAGGACATTGAGCAGCACATCGCCCGCTTCAAGGGGGCGGATGCCTACCTGATCAGCACGCCCATGTGGAATTTCAATGTCCCGTACGTATTGAAGCAGTATATCGATATCCTCGTGCAGCCCCGGTATCTGTTTCAGTATGTCCACGGTCATACGGAGGGACTGCTGAAAGGGCGGCCCATGGTGGTGATTTCCTCACGGGGAGGGGACTATACCACGCCGGAAACCCAGTCGTTCGATCATGTGGAATCCTATCTGCGGGTCGTCTTCGGATTTGTCGGGATTACGGCGATTGAGTTTATTAAGGTTGAACCACTGGATGGGGTGTCCGCAGAGGCGGTACGACACACCGTGGAAGCCGCCCGCGGAGCGGCGCGCGAGGCGGCGGCGCGGATCCCTGCTTGA
- the pstB gene encoding phosphate ABC transporter ATP-binding protein PstB, translating into MIEIRKLSLKYGEKLALQDISLDIPKHQVTAFIGPSGCGKTTLLRCLNRMNDLIDGVTVSGTIRIGGLDIHDPAMEITELRKRVGMVFQKSNPFPKTIYDNVAYGPRILGVRGQSTLNEIVERSLRAAALWNEVQDRLRSSALGLSGGQQQRLCIARAIAVEPEVLLMDEPCSALDPIATGKIEELMADLKQQYTIVIVTHNMQQAARVSDYTAFLYLGQLVEYDLTKQLFVKPSKKQTEDYITGRFG; encoded by the coding sequence ATGATCGAAATCAGGAAGTTGAGCCTCAAGTACGGCGAGAAGCTCGCCCTCCAGGATATCAGCCTCGATATCCCCAAGCATCAGGTCACGGCCTTCATCGGGCCATCGGGGTGCGGGAAGACGACGCTCCTGCGATGCCTGAACCGCATGAACGACCTCATCGACGGGGTAACAGTCAGCGGGACTATCCGGATCGGCGGACTCGACATCCATGACCCGGCCATGGAAATCACGGAACTCCGCAAGCGGGTAGGCATGGTGTTCCAGAAATCGAATCCCTTTCCGAAGACGATATATGACAACGTCGCCTATGGGCCAAGGATCCTCGGTGTACGCGGACAGTCGACGCTGAACGAGATCGTGGAAAGGAGTCTGCGGGCAGCCGCCCTCTGGAACGAGGTCCAGGATCGCCTGCGCAGCAGCGCTCTCGGCCTGTCAGGGGGACAACAGCAGCGACTGTGCATCGCCAGGGCCATTGCTGTCGAACCGGAGGTCCTCTTAATGGACGAACCGTGCTCCGCGCTGGATCCGATTGCAACGGGAAAGATCGAAGAGCTGATGGCCGACCTGAAACAACAGTACACGATCGTGATCGTCACCCACAATATGCAGCAGGCGGCCCGGGTCTCGGATTACACGGCTTTCCTTTACCTTGGCCAATTAGTGGAGTACGATCTGACCAAGCAACTTTTTGTGAAACCCTCCAAGAAACAGACTGAGGACTACATCACGGGCCGATTCGGCTAG